In Blautia sp. SC05B48, a single genomic region encodes these proteins:
- a CDS encoding threonine/serine ThrE exporter family protein — protein MSDILIKRNHMEIPWHNYVSARNNQPITEASLSEKASLIGRTGMMLLSCGTGAWRVRSSMNTLSEALGITCSADIGLMSISYTCFDGESSFSHALSLTTTGVNTSRLNRLEHFVSDFPAEGIHMSGEALHSQLDEIERIHGLYSPASLGLASALACGAFTFLLGGGPLEMILAFAGAGIGNAIRCKLGKHHFTLFMCIAVSVSSACLVYAGFLKLAELLFHISVQHEAGYICSMLFIIPGFPFITSGIDLAKLDMRSGLERLAYAIIVVMVAAVSAWLMALLLHLKPVDFLPLELSAAQRILFRLLASFCGVFGFSVMFNSPVRLAAAAAFIGALSNTLRLELVDLAGFPPAAAAFLGALTAGLLASLIKTKVGYPRISITVPSIVIMVPGLYLYRAIYNLGIMSLNVSASWFAAAILIIVALPLGLIFARILTDKMFRYCT, from the coding sequence ATGTCAGATATTCTAATCAAACGTAATCATATGGAAATCCCCTGGCACAACTACGTAAGCGCCAGGAACAACCAGCCCATCACCGAAGCTTCTCTTTCCGAAAAAGCTTCCCTGATCGGCCGTACAGGCATGATGCTTCTCTCCTGTGGGACCGGTGCCTGGCGGGTACGGAGTTCCATGAATACATTGTCAGAAGCACTTGGTATCACCTGTTCCGCAGATATCGGACTGATGTCTATAAGCTACACCTGCTTTGACGGTGAGAGCAGTTTTTCCCATGCACTTAGTCTGACTACCACCGGCGTAAATACTTCCAGACTGAACAGGCTGGAACATTTTGTCAGTGATTTTCCTGCGGAGGGTATCCATATGAGCGGTGAAGCACTGCACAGTCAGTTAGATGAGATCGAGCGGATCCACGGGCTTTATTCCCCTGCATCCCTGGGACTGGCTTCTGCACTGGCCTGTGGTGCATTTACTTTTCTTCTGGGCGGTGGCCCGCTGGAAATGATCCTGGCTTTTGCAGGCGCAGGCATCGGAAACGCCATCCGCTGCAAGCTTGGCAAGCATCATTTTACTCTGTTTATGTGCATTGCAGTTTCTGTTTCCTCTGCCTGTCTTGTATATGCAGGCTTCCTGAAGCTGGCAGAGCTTCTGTTCCACATTTCCGTCCAGCATGAGGCCGGATACATCTGTTCCATGCTGTTTATCATTCCAGGCTTTCCGTTTATCACAAGCGGGATCGACCTTGCCAAGCTGGATATGCGTTCCGGTCTGGAACGACTGGCCTACGCCATTATTGTTGTAATGGTGGCTGCTGTCTCTGCCTGGCTAATGGCACTGCTTCTTCATCTGAAACCTGTGGATTTCCTGCCTCTGGAGCTTTCGGCAGCTCAGAGGATCCTGTTCCGGCTTCTGGCAAGCTTCTGCGGGGTATTCGGCTTTTCGGTCATGTTCAACAGCCCTGTCCGTCTAGCCGCAGCTGCCGCTTTCATCGGTGCACTGTCCAACACACTCCGGCTGGAACTTGTTGATCTTGCCGGTTTTCCACCTGCTGCCGCAGCTTTTCTCGGAGCACTGACCGCCGGACTTCTGGCCTCCCTCATCAAAACAAAAGTGGGATATCCCAGAATTTCCATTACCGTACCATCCATTGTGATCATGGTCCCGGGGCTTTATCTCTACCGGGCGATCTACAATCTGGGGATCATGTCCCTGAATGTTTCCGCCTCCTGGTTTGCAGCTGCGATCCTGATCATCGTTGCTCTTCCCCTGGGCCTTATTTTCGCCAGGATCCTTACGGACAAAATGTTCCGCTACTGCACCTGA
- a CDS encoding YoaK family protein, which yields MSEAFITSVFLAMSGGFQDAYTYFTRDEVFSNAQTGNVVLMSQNFMTGQWGEGLRYLFPVLAFAIGVVAAERIQSTFKYAKKLHWRQMILLIEILILFAVGFMPGELDMLATVLVSFSCAMQVQTFRKVGGYSYASTMCIGNLRSGTAALSVYCREKRPEQLKQALYYFGIIFFFAIGAGGGGNLSMRLGIPAIWVSDVLLLISFILMFSSKHRD from the coding sequence ATGTCAGAAGCTTTTATCACAAGTGTATTTCTGGCAATGTCCGGCGGATTTCAGGATGCCTACACATACTTTACAAGAGATGAGGTGTTTTCCAACGCCCAGACAGGCAACGTGGTTCTGATGAGCCAAAATTTTATGACAGGACAGTGGGGAGAGGGCTTAAGGTACCTGTTCCCTGTTTTAGCCTTTGCCATTGGTGTTGTAGCGGCGGAGCGGATCCAGAGTACCTTTAAATATGCAAAAAAACTTCACTGGAGGCAGATGATCCTGCTGATCGAGATCCTGATCCTTTTTGCGGTGGGATTTATGCCGGGAGAATTGGATATGCTAGCAACCGTACTGGTATCCTTTTCCTGCGCCATGCAGGTACAGACCTTCCGGAAGGTGGGCGGTTATTCCTATGCAAGCACCATGTGCATCGGAAATTTACGAAGCGGCACGGCGGCGTTGTCCGTGTATTGTCGTGAAAAACGTCCGGAACAGTTGAAGCAGGCTCTTTATTATTTCGGAATAATTTTCTTTTTTGCCATTGGAGCCGGTGGCGGAGGAAATCTGTCCATGAGGCTGGGGATCCCGGCAATCTGGGTATCGGATGTTTTGCTTCTGATCAGCTTTATTCTGATGTTTTCCAGTAAACATAGAGATTAG
- the pckA gene encoding phosphoenolpyruvate carboxykinase (ATP): MAKIDLTKYGITGTTEIVYNPSYETLFEEETKPELEGFEKGQVSELGAVNVMTGIYTGRSPKDKYIVMDENSKDTVWWTSDEYKNDNHPATQEAWNAVKDLAKKELSNKKLFVVDAFCGANKDTRMAIRFIVEVAWQAHFVTNMFIQPTAEELENFEPDFVVYNASKAKVENYKELGLNSETAVMFNITSREQVIVNTWYGGEMKKGMFSMMNYYLPLKGIASMHCSANTDLNGENTAIFFGLSGTGKTTLSTDPKRLLIGDDEHGWDDNGVFNFEGGCYAKVINLDKESEPDIYNAIKRNALLENVTLDAEGKIDFADKSVTENTRVSYPINHIENIVRPVSSAPAAKEVIFLSADAFGVLPPVSILTPEQTQYYFLSGFTAKLAGTERGITEPTPTFSACFGQAFLELHPTKYAEELVKRMEKSGAKAYLVNTGWNGTGKRISIKDTRGIIDAILDGSILKAPTKKIPFFNFEVPTELPGVDPAILDPRDTYADAAEWETKAKDLAARFVKNFAKYEGNAAGKALVAAGPQA, from the coding sequence ATGGCAAAAATCGATTTAACAAAGTATGGTATTACCGGAACAACTGAGATCGTGTACAATCCTTCCTACGAGACATTATTTGAGGAAGAGACCAAACCGGAGCTTGAAGGATTTGAGAAGGGTCAGGTCAGTGAGCTTGGTGCTGTCAATGTAATGACAGGTATCTACACAGGACGTTCCCCTAAAGACAAATACATCGTTATGGATGAGAACTCCAAGGACACAGTTTGGTGGACATCCGATGAGTACAAGAACGATAACCATCCGGCAACTCAGGAAGCATGGAATGCAGTTAAAGATCTTGCCAAGAAGGAGCTTTCCAACAAGAAACTTTTCGTAGTAGATGCATTCTGCGGAGCTAACAAAGACACACGTATGGCTATCCGTTTCATCGTTGAGGTTGCATGGCAGGCACACTTCGTAACAAACATGTTCATTCAGCCGACAGCTGAGGAGCTTGAGAACTTTGAGCCGGATTTCGTTGTTTACAACGCATCCAAGGCTAAAGTTGAGAACTACAAAGAATTAGGACTTAACTCTGAGACAGCTGTAATGTTCAACATTACAAGCCGTGAGCAGGTTATCGTTAATACATGGTACGGCGGAGAGATGAAGAAAGGTATGTTCTCCATGATGAACTACTATCTGCCGCTTAAGGGCATCGCTTCCATGCACTGCTCTGCAAACACAGACCTTAACGGAGAGAACACAGCTATCTTCTTCGGTCTTTCCGGAACAGGTAAGACAACACTTTCCACAGATCCTAAGCGTCTTCTGATCGGTGATGACGAGCATGGCTGGGATGACAACGGAGTATTCAACTTCGAGGGTGGATGCTACGCTAAGGTTATCAACCTTGACAAAGAGTCTGAGCCGGACATCTACAATGCGATCAAGAGAAACGCTCTTCTTGAGAACGTAACACTTGATGCTGAGGGCAAGATCGACTTCGCTGACAAGAGCGTAACAGAGAACACACGTGTTTCTTACCCGATCAACCACATCGAGAACATTGTTCGCCCTGTATCTTCTGCACCGGCAGCGAAAGAGGTTATCTTCCTGTCCGCAGATGCATTCGGCGTACTTCCTCCAGTATCTATCCTGACACCGGAGCAGACACAGTACTACTTCCTTTCCGGATTCACAGCTAAACTTGCTGGTACAGAGCGTGGAATCACAGAGCCTACTCCTACATTCTCCGCATGCTTCGGACAGGCATTCCTTGAGCTTCATCCGACAAAATATGCTGAGGAGCTCGTTAAGAGAATGGAGAAGAGCGGTGCGAAAGCATACCTCGTTAACACAGGATGGAATGGAACTGGAAAACGTATCTCCATCAAAGATACTCGTGGTATCATCGATGCTATCCTTGACGGATCTATCCTTAAAGCTCCGACAAAGAAGATCCCATTCTTCAACTTCGAGGTTCCGACAGAGCTTCCGGGCGTAGATCCTGCAATCCTTGACCCACGTGACACATATGCAGATGCTGCAGAGTGGGAGACAAAGGCTAAAGATCTTGCTGCAAGATTCGTTAAGAACTTTGCTAAATATGAAGGAAATGCAGCTGGTAAAGCACTCGTTGCAGCCGGCCCGCAGGCATAA
- a CDS encoding DUF4866 domain-containing protein gives MENSTLFPREEKAELLFEKILKDPEACRRLTETFYESMDADTDIECGYLPPEKFAYALLDAYKNRDLTALLMAICQNSMFDLLRNSFLAPFRFNADGQENPVFLTDEKGNFLREKGIHVSDRDYDRFRRIYREKPGVKMYLAYGYRKRHAYDEDTMEVEEYKMGEHIGVLLVYELPDSVKEKETEAQAYAAVWDIMMAIQKKLPRAFVYYGQDSVEDGGKRYDGLGVFLPIHKFADRLEKMIGIADEIVMK, from the coding sequence GTGGAAAACAGCACATTATTCCCAAGAGAGGAAAAGGCGGAGCTTTTATTTGAAAAGATCCTGAAGGATCCGGAGGCGTGCAGACGGCTGACGGAGACCTTCTATGAATCCATGGATGCGGATACAGACATAGAATGCGGATATCTTCCTCCGGAAAAATTCGCCTATGCATTGCTGGACGCATATAAAAACCGTGATCTGACAGCTCTCCTTATGGCGATCTGCCAGAACAGTATGTTTGATCTTCTGCGAAATTCTTTTCTGGCACCGTTCAGGTTCAATGCAGATGGACAGGAGAATCCGGTATTTCTCACAGATGAAAAAGGAAATTTTCTGCGGGAAAAGGGAATCCATGTAAGTGACAGGGATTACGACCGATTTCGCAGGATATACAGGGAGAAACCTGGTGTAAAGATGTATCTGGCGTATGGCTACCGGAAGCGCCATGCCTATGATGAAGATACCATGGAAGTAGAAGAGTACAAAATGGGCGAACATATCGGTGTGCTGCTGGTGTATGAGCTTCCGGACAGCGTAAAGGAAAAAGAAACGGAGGCACAGGCCTATGCGGCTGTATGGGATATCATGATGGCAATTCAGAAGAAGCTTCCAAGAGCTTTTGTGTATTATGGGCAGGATTCTGTGGAGGATGGTGGAAAACGTTATGACGGACTGGGCGTTTTTCTCCCCATCCATAAATTTGCGGACCGCCTGGAAAAAATGATCGGGATCGCTGATGAGATCGTAATGAAATAG